The sequence CGACCCGGAGAAGCTGCGCGGACTGCTGCGCGAGTTCCCCCGGATCGGGCCCGTGGGCGCCGACATCTTCAGCCGCGAGGCGCAGGGCGTCTGGCCCGAACTGCGCCCGGCGTTCGATAAGCGGGCCCGGGGCGCCGCGGAGGGACTGGGGCTGCCGCACTCCCCGGAGAAACTGGCGGCGCTCGTCGGCGACGACGACCTTCCCCGGCTGGCGGCCGCGCTGGTCCGGGTCGAACTGACCACATGAAGCGCGCACGGCCGGCCGGTACGTCCCTCGGGGGCGTCGCACCGGCCGGCGGGCCGAGGGGTCAGCGCAGCTCCTGGATGCGGACCAGGTTGCCCGCCGGGTCCCGGAACGCGCAGTCGCGGATGCCGTAGGGCTGCTCCGTCGGCTCCTGCACCACCTCCGCGTCACCGGACTGCACCTTCTCGAAGGTGGCGTCGAGGTCGCGGGTGGCCAGCAGGATCCAGCCGTAGGTGCCCTTGGCCATCATCTCGGTGATGGTGCGCCGCTCGTCGTCGGTGACCCCGGGGTCCGCGGCCGGCGGGGCCAGCAGAATGGATGTGCCGGGCTGGTCCACCGGGCCGACGGTGATCCAGCGCATCTTGCCCCGGCCGACGTCGTTGCGGACCTCGAAGCCCAGCGTGTCGCGGTAGAACGCGAGCGACTCGTCCGGGTCGTCGTGCGGGAGGAAGCTGGTGTGAATGGTGATGTCCATGAAGATCATGCTAGGCAGCGCCTCCCGGCCCCGCTTCTCGATTCCTGACCGGTTGCGCCGCCCCGGGCGCCGGGCATCCGTACCGCCCCGCTGCCCGAAGAGGCAGCATCCGATGCCCCGTGCCGGACAGCGGCGGGCTGGACGGGGCAGGGAGGCGTCCACGAGGGTGGAGGGCCGGTAGGAGGGCGGGCCGCCGCGGCCCCGCGCGGTGGGCCGGCCCCGGTGCGGTCAGGGGAGATGACGATGAACGCACAGGACCACGATCACCAGCACGACGACGTCGAACGGGACCACCACGCCCTGCCCCGGGAGACCGGGGGCGGGCCCGAGCGCCTGCCGGCGGAGCACCTGCACGGTGAGAGCGCGACGGCCCCTGGCACGGCGGAGACCCGCGACGGGGGCCCGGAGGCCCACCACCTCTTCCGGGCAGCCGCCACCGGCCGGGCCGACGTGGTGGGCGCGGCCGGCATGGGCATGCTCCAGCGCACGGTCGGCAACGCCGCGCTCGGCCCGGTGATCCAGCGCGCTCGGGCAGGAGCCGCCGAGCACTCCGAGGAGGCGGAGACGCGCTCGCCCGTCCACGACGTCGTCGGCTCAGGCGGCGGCACACCGCTGGACAGCGAGACCCGGGTGGACCTGGAGAGCCGGATGGGTGCCGACTTCTCCGACGTGCGCATCCACAACGACTCGGCCGCGCACGAGTCGGCGAAGGGCGTCGGCGCGCACGCCTACACCGTGGGCAACAACGTCGTTTTCCAGCGCGACGCCTACGACCCGTCCTCACCCCAGGGGCGTACGACGCTGGCCCACGAGCTGACCCATGTGATCCAACAGCGCGACGGGCCGGTGGAGGGGACCGAGGCGCCGGGCGGGATCCGGGTCAGCGACCCGTCGGACCGCTTCGAACGCGAGGCCGTCACGAACGCGGACCGGGTGCTCTCGGACCCGGCGCCCGCGGCCACCCCGGCCCCCGCTTCCACCGCGCCGTCGGCCGCCCCCGCCGTCCAGCGGGAGGCCACGGAGGACGAGGACGAGCAACCCGCCGACGTACAGGGGTCGTTCGTCCAGCGCGCCGAGGAGAAGGGCGCGGAGGAGGAAGAGGACGACGCCGCGCCGGCCTGACGGCCACAGGCCAAGGGGGATGGCGTGGCGTCAGTTTCCGTCGGCGGCGCGCATCGTGCCGCCGAGGAACATCGACTCCGAGCATCGTGAAGGCGTACTCGCGCCCACCGGCTTGCCCACCTTGCGGCAGTCGATGGTCATGGTGACCTTGCCGCCCGCCGGGACCAGGATCGGCGTCACGAAGTGGTAGTCGGAGTCACGGAAGTTCTCCAGGCCCAGGCTCAGCACCCGGGTCTCCTTGCCTGCGGACACCACCAGCGTTCCGGCGTCGCCCTGCGGGTTCTGCACGACGATGTCGGTGAGCTGGAACGTCTTCCCGGCCGGGACGGTCAGCGCCGTCCCGACGTTCGTCCCGCCGCCCACCGAGTCCTGCACCCTGACCTGCGCACTGGTCGGGGTCGCCGCCCCCGCGTCCGCCGCCGACGAGGCGCTCGGCTCGGGTGTCGGCTTCGACCCGCCGCCGCCCGATCCGGTCCCGGCGGACCCGCCCCCGCTGCCCGCGCTGTCCCCGGAACCGTCCGTACCACCCTGCTCCGGGGCCTTGCTCCTGTCGGCCGCGGCAGCGGAACGCACCGCCTCGGGCGTGATCGCCTCCCGTGCCGCCGACTTCACCGCCGGGCGCAGCAGCGCGTACCACACGCCGACCAGCGCGATCAGCAGGACGGCCGCGGTGATCAGGGCCCGCGGCAGCCAGCGGGGGAGCAGGGGTTCCTGCTGGTACGAGCCGTCCACGAGGACCGGCTCCACCGGGTCCTGGCCCTCGGCCACCTGGGTCGCGGCGAACACCTGGAAGGGGTGCGTGACCGGGTTGCCGCGCCACATCCGCTTGACCGGGCGCACCCGCATCTTCGCGAACTCCGCCTTGCCCGGGGCCACGTGGATCTCCGTCGCGGCGAACACGACCCGGGCCCGTTCGGTCCCGGGCTGGGCACCCAGGCGTACCGTCACCGGCGTGTTGCCCCGGTTGTCGACGGCCAGCCGGTGCTGTCCGTTGCGCGCGCCGTGCGAGCTGCGCGGGACCAGCTCGGCCGTCGTCTCCGTGAACGGTGGCACCGTCACCCGGCCCTCGGGCACCACCGTCCCGTCCTGCTCGCCGGTCGGCACCACCCTGACCCCGAACGGCGTCTCACCGGACGGCACCGTCGCGTCACGGGGCGGCCGCAGCATGAGCGTCACGGTCCCCGAGTCACCCGGATAGAGCGACAGAACCGCCGGCTCCACCGCCGCCCAGGCGGCACA comes from Streptomyces sp. Mut1 and encodes:
- a CDS encoding VOC family protein gives rise to the protein MDITIHTSFLPHDDPDESLAFYRDTLGFEVRNDVGRGKMRWITVGPVDQPGTSILLAPPAADPGVTDDERRTITEMMAKGTYGWILLATRDLDATFEKVQSGDAEVVQEPTEQPYGIRDCAFRDPAGNLVRIQELR
- a CDS encoding eCIS core domain-containing protein, with the translated sequence MTMNAQDHDHQHDDVERDHHALPRETGGGPERLPAEHLHGESATAPGTAETRDGGPEAHHLFRAAATGRADVVGAAGMGMLQRTVGNAALGPVIQRARAGAAEHSEEAETRSPVHDVVGSGGGTPLDSETRVDLESRMGADFSDVRIHNDSAAHESAKGVGAHAYTVGNNVVFQRDAYDPSSPQGRTTLAHELTHVIQQRDGPVEGTEAPGGIRVSDPSDRFEREAVTNADRVLSDPAPAATPAPASTAPSAAPAVQREATEDEDEQPADVQGSFVQRAEEKGAEEEEDDAAPA
- a CDS encoding COG1470 family protein; translated protein: MSLTASLDATTVSAAPGEETAVPLQVRNSGRTVEEYRFEVVGACAAWAAVEPAVLSLYPGDSGTVTLMLRPPRDATVPSGETPFGVRVVPTGEQDGTVVPEGRVTVPPFTETTAELVPRSSHGARNGQHRLAVDNRGNTPVTVRLGAQPGTERARVVFAATEIHVAPGKAEFAKMRVRPVKRMWRGNPVTHPFQVFAATQVAEGQDPVEPVLVDGSYQQEPLLPRWLPRALITAAVLLIALVGVWYALLRPAVKSAAREAITPEAVRSAAAADRSKAPEQGGTDGSGDSAGSGGGSAGTGSGGGGSKPTPEPSASSAADAGAATPTSAQVRVQDSVGGGTNVGTALTVPAGKTFQLTDIVVQNPQGDAGTLVVSAGKETRVLSLGLENFRDSDYHFVTPILVPAGGKVTMTIDCRKVGKPVGASTPSRCSESMFLGGTMRAADGN